The following proteins are encoded in a genomic region of Leifsonia psychrotolerans:
- a CDS encoding magnesium and cobalt transport protein CorA, giving the protein MTIIDNGVYVNGQRTENPNTLESTYAATRDSEGMAWIGLYRPSAEVLHSLAEEFGLHPLAVEDALKGHQRAKAERYGDTLFVVLRPARYVDKEEEVEFGELHVFVGPGFVITVRHAESPDLVSVRRRMESNPELLRLGPEAVLYAIMDEVVDQYSPVITGIENDIDEIEDQLFGGDTEVSRRIYSLLGEVTAFQRAVRPLVGILEALRRGSSKYNVDEELQRSLRDVLDHVLRINEHADNFRMLLQNALTVHSTLTSQRQNEEMRLLSEASLEQNEETKRLSETSLAQNEEVKKISSWAAILFGPTLIGTVYGMNFDNMPELHWEFGYPMAVGAMVLSGTVLWGIFRKNKWL; this is encoded by the coding sequence ATGACCATCATCGATAACGGCGTCTACGTCAACGGACAGCGCACCGAAAACCCCAACACCCTGGAATCCACGTACGCCGCAACGCGCGACAGCGAGGGGATGGCCTGGATCGGCCTGTACCGGCCGAGTGCGGAGGTGTTGCATTCCCTCGCCGAGGAGTTTGGGTTGCATCCGCTCGCCGTCGAAGACGCCTTGAAGGGGCACCAGCGGGCGAAGGCCGAACGCTACGGCGACACCCTCTTCGTCGTGCTGCGGCCGGCCCGCTACGTCGATAAAGAGGAAGAGGTCGAGTTCGGCGAGCTGCATGTGTTTGTCGGCCCCGGCTTTGTGATCACGGTTCGGCACGCCGAATCCCCCGACCTCGTCTCGGTCCGTCGGCGTATGGAGTCGAACCCCGAGCTTCTGAGGCTTGGCCCGGAAGCCGTGCTCTACGCGATCATGGACGAGGTCGTCGACCAGTACAGCCCCGTCATCACGGGTATCGAGAACGATATCGACGAGATCGAAGACCAGCTTTTCGGTGGCGACACCGAGGTCAGCCGGCGCATCTACTCGCTCCTGGGCGAGGTCACCGCCTTCCAGCGGGCGGTGCGCCCGCTGGTCGGCATCCTCGAGGCGCTACGTCGCGGTTCGAGCAAGTACAACGTCGACGAAGAGCTGCAGCGGTCGCTGCGCGACGTGCTCGACCACGTGTTGCGTATCAATGAGCACGCCGACAACTTTCGGATGCTGCTCCAAAATGCGCTCACCGTGCACTCGACCCTCACCTCGCAGCGGCAGAACGAAGAGATGCGCCTTCTGTCTGAGGCGAGCCTTGAGCAGAACGAAGAGACCAAGCGGCTCTCCGAAACGAGTCTGGCGCAGAATGAAGAGGTCAAGAAGATCTCGAGTTGGGCCGCAATCCTGTTCGGCCCCACTCTCATCGGCACCGTCTACGGAATGAACTTCGACAACATGCCCGAGTTGCACTGGGAGTTCGGCTACCCGATGGCGGTGGGCGCGATGGTGCTGAGTGGCACGGTCCTCTGGGGCATCTTCA